The Cryptomeria japonica chromosome 2, Sugi_1.0, whole genome shotgun sequence region TCGCGATGAAGTTTAAGCACGTCACTGAtgtgatgaattatatatatatatttgttctaGAATTTACGTTATTGGTGAGCAGAGAGATTTTCACTGTTTCAGATGGATGATCGATCATGGAGTATGATCCATCGATTCAAACAGTTTTTACTAGAAAGACTATTTCTCGTTTACAGAATGAAAAAAATCGTATAAATTTCTGTCAAGAGACATTGAATTGAGAAATAAATTAATGGATGATCGCTTTCTTCGCAATTTCCTGAGGCATAATTATAAACGGTCAGTGAATTCAAATGCCATGACGATCGAGAGAGTGTTCGTGTGAGAGCAAAGGAAAAGCGCCGGCTGAACgaatgaaatggaaacaaagcAAGCAAGCAGTTTGATCTTTGAAGCTGTGTGATCCgaaatttgttttctatttaagATCTCAACAACAAATTGGAGCAACTGAGGAAAACCTCAGCTGCTCTGCTTGACCGCCTAGCTGATCGGAGTCTGAGTCGGCCCTGAATTGAAGTTCTTGCAACAAGTTCTCACCAACTTATTGAAAGCGAcgcttttcttgaattttcttgACAATTGTTGCTGATTTGGTCGTCTAATTTTGAAGCTTGCTTTGCAAGTTTTCTTTATAAGTTGAACTGCCCCAAGTCTTTGAGGAGATTGGCCATTTGCGCTGTCAAATTTGGCTTTTCGATCGTCAGCCGGTAAGGCTGAAAGATCAAAGCTCATCCTACCTAATGTTCAGTCTCAGCTGGAGAAAAACTATTGGTAAAGCAATCTGACCTTTACGACAATCTGGATTCTTGAGTTCCTGCGTCGTATTAATTGGTAGAGGGAATCAGTAAGTGTAGCATTATTGAGTAAAGAACCTGGATTGATTTCTGCAGTTAAGAGGCAACGCCAAAACGAACAGGGAGAGAGTCCCTGTCCCTGTTCGTTTGCATGGTCTTCTGAGTATTGGAAGCAGGAAGGGGAGATGATTTTAGTCTCGTTATCCAATTGAAAAGTCTGAAAAAGTTTTAGTCCGTGATTTGTGTTTCCTTGTAGAATATTAAAACGATCTTGTGAAtgatataaaaaaaattagaatttagAAAAAATTGATCAGAGAGATGTAGATGATATACAGAAAAAATTGACGAGAGATAAAAAAGGAGAAAGGAGAAGGGAATTTATTAACATTGTTTTGACAGAAGGTTGTACAATCGGACATGATTTAGGCGTAAGGAGAAGGGAATTCATGAGCATTGTTTTGACAGAAGGTTGTACAATTGCACGAGATTCAGGCGCTCTGAAAATTTGAGGACATTTAtattaaattcaatttcaactAGTCCCTGAATAATGAGAACCGCTTCGTCCAGTGTGGGGAGCGAGAGGGAATTGAGCTTGGGACGTGGCAATGGCCATGGACGAAAATGGTAAAGATTTCTTTCATTCCGATGATAAATTACAAATATGATTCCAAATATAATTATATTCCTATGTATGTGCAAACAGGAGCTCCGCTGGTAACAGCAGAAAATCGAGCATGGATTTGTCCTACGACGGCAATGGAGATGTGGCAATAGAACTGGACAAAGAAGAGGAGCTAGTTGAAGTGACTCTGGATGTTCGGGACAATGAAATTGTTCTGCGCAGCGTGGTTCCGGCTAATAATGAGGACCCCGACTATGGAATCCTGGCTATGGATGGCTTTGAGCGGAGGAGTTCTCGTAGTTCTTCCTTTAGCAGAAGTGCTTCGAGCCGGTTGAGGCAGTTTTCGCAGGAATTCAAGTCTGAGGCCTCGTCCAAAGTGAGGAAACTGTCGCAGGATTTCATGGCAGAGCTGAAGCGTATTTCGTGGAACCATTCCACCGCTCAGCGTTCTCTTGGCGAGGATCCTCTGTCTGCCAGGGCTGTCAGAAAACAGAGGGCTCAACTTGACAGGAATCGATCCGGTGCCCAGATTGCTCTCAGGGGACTCAGATTTATCAGTAAGACTACGGCCAATAGTAAGGACGGGCAGGAGCTCTGGAACTCTGTGGAAGCGCAGTTCCATCTTTTCGCTAAACAAGGCTGGCTCTCCCGCTCTGACTTCGCCCATTGCATCGGTGAGCCTTTCTTGCAAATTTTTATTGCTCATTGTTTTCGATGCAACTTTTCAAGATTTTTCAACGGTTTCCGTTCCGAATGAAGCTTTAAAATTAGTCATAAACAAAAGACATCGATATTTGTGCACCTGTTTCCTGGTTGAAACAGATTTCTGTCTTTTCTGTGATCCAGTTCTGTAAATTTAATAATATGATCCTTCCGCACAAAGAAAACAACAGTCTTCCACAACCATTCCCGTACACATGATTTACTTTATAAATTAACAAACATAAAACTTGAAAGTAAAACTTACTAAGAAAGGAAAAGTATGAGTCTTTCCCTAACCTACGCTTCAATTGGCTTCTTTTTCACCCTCCACCGGGGGACAAACTTTTTACTTGGTTTCAGAGAAGAATCCGTAACTGTCTCTATAATTTCTCTCAATTTtgcttttaaatatatattatttaaaagaaaCACAAACAGAAACATAGATTTAAAATCTCAACTATTTAGTAGTTTAACCTTTCAGAAGATTAAAATTTACGGATTTTAATGATTAAAAATGCACTGTTTTCGATCAGTTTTGATTGTTGACAAATTAATCTGGACACAGTTTTGTCTCAATGTTAAGATGGACGTAAAATTCAAACTGAACTGGTTTTTGGAGATGGATTTCGGATTACAGCTTTATTCTAATTTGTGCAGGAATGAAGGATTCAAAGGAATTTGCTGCAGAGATATTCGATGCTCTGGCTCGCAGACGGAACCTGATGCGAGATCACATAACGCTGGATGAATTGCAGGATTTCTGGCTGCAGATATCAGACCAGAGCTTTGATTCTCGCCTGCAAATATTTTTCGACATGTAACACAAAATTGCTAGTCCAAATATCTTTTGCATTTATTAGCTACATCATATAATGAATGAGTTCGACAACGCAATTAATTAATGGAATCAGTCTTTACCAATGACCCTTTGCACGAAATCAGTTCCCATTTATTACTCGCCATTAATTCGATACCCTAAGTCATTAATGAAACTACAGCTCTGAAGTTTCCCTTGCATAAAAATTTGGCAAATTCGGGGTTTCCAGATTTTGAAAATTCCAATGCTGTCGTTAAATTTCCTAGTTTTGATGAATTATATTTCTTAGCATTAGAAAATTTCTCTTGTTTTAGAGCCAAATAACAACGAATTTTAAGAATTTCAAACCTCGTCTTTCAGGGTAGACAAGAACGCCGATGGAAGAGTAACAGAGGAAGAAGTAAAAGAGGTAAATTTATATTTTGTTTGAATGCTGTAAAACAGTAATTACATTGAATCATAGCTTCTCACTAATGTGCCTGTTCACAGCTTATTATGTTGAGTGCTTCTGCAAACAAATTATCAAAACTTAAAGAACAAGCAGAGGAATACGCCGCACTGATAATGGAGGAGCTGGACCCTGAAAATTTTGGATACATTGAGGTAATTGTCGCCGTCCGAAAAAGCGTCACTTGTATGAAGAAATCTTAGATTTTCATCGCACTGAACAAAAATTTTGTCCTACAGCTATGGCAATTAGAGACCTTGCTATTACAACGAGACACTTATATGAATTATTCTCAAGCTCTGAGCTGCACCAGCCAAGCTTTGAGCCAAAACCTGGGTCCAATAACGAGAAATCCAGTTCAGAAGGCAGCGTCGAAGGTCAGGATTTTCATGGATGAGAATTGGCAAAGGGTGTGGGTTATCATCTTATGGGCATTTGCAATGATAGCGCTTTTCACATGGAAGTTCTTCCAGTACAAAGATAAGCAATCCTTTAAAGTTATGGGCTATTGCCTGCTCACTGCTAAAGGTGCTGCAGAAACTCTCAAACTCAACATGGCACTCATATTGCTTCCTGTGTGTAGAAATACCATCACTTGGCTCAGATCCACTAAGCTTGGTCTCTTCGTTCCCTTTGATGATAACATAAATTTTCACAAGGTAATTGAACAATTAGGCCTTTGAGTTTCGATTTCTCTCGTTTTTGTTTTAAATCAGTAAGAAATAGAATGCTAAGCCTAATTTTTTATTACATGACCGTATCGTCTGTTAAATTCTTAATCAATTAATCTGTTCCAGACAATTGCAGCAGCAATTGTTGTAGGAGTACTTCTACATGTTGGCAACCATTTAGCTTGTGATTTCCCTCGTTTGGTGAACGCTCCCCAAGAAAAATTCTCTTTAATAGAGAAAGACTTCCATTACAAACAGCCAACATATGGTGACCTTGTCAAAGGCCCAGAAGGAATTACAGGGATCCTCATGGTTATTCTTATGTCCATTTCATTCATACTTGCAACTCGCTGGTTCAGAAGAAATGTTGTCAAGCTTCCGCGGCCTTTCAACAGATTGACAGGGTTTAATGCCTTTTGGTATTCTCACCATCTTTTTGCTATAGTCTACGTTCTGCTCATCATCCATGGGTCCATGATCTATCTTGCGCACAAGTGGACTGCAAAATCTGTAAGATTTCTATGTCTTCTAAGTTAAGTGACCAACTTCTACTGCATTTTTTCAACAATTTAGCAGATTATTCTTACTTGTTTCTGTGTGCAGACATGGATGTATCTTGCTGTACCATTTCTATTATATACGGCCGAGAGGATTCTAAGGTTCTTCAGGTCGGGATATCGCTCTGTAAGAATATTGAAGGTGGGAAATCTTATTTTCAAATAGACTAGTCCTAGTTTAGTCGGAAGAAATTGTCTATCTATCAAAAGTATTTAATATATATGAACGATGAACAGTTTTCGATGTATCCTGGAAATGTCTTGAGCGTTATAATGTCGAAGCCACAAGGGTTCAAATACAAGAGCGGGCAATATATTTTTCTGAAATGTCCTGCAGTCTCGCCTTTTGAATGGTGAGTGTGGCTAACGTTTTTCACATAATTGAATTCTAAAATTTAATGTAAAATTCTaaatattttgttgaaaattaCAGGCATCCATTCTCTATAACCTCAGCTCCCGGAGACGATTACATAAGTGTTCACATTCGCACGTTGGGAGATTGGACCCAAGAATTGAAACGAATTTTTGCAGGAGTATGTTTTATTGATACTTCATGCATGAAATATTAATGAATTTATGAAGAATATGTAATTTGTTTCTAAATATCTATTCATTTTCATAACTAATGAATCCATGTCATTCCTCATCCTTGCTCAGATATGTGAGCTCCAAACAATTGGAAAGAGCGGGGCTGAAGTAACACCTGAGAAGAGTGTGGGCATAAGGTAGTAAAACTTTGAACCGATATGTAATTTCCACAAATAAAAATTGTATTTTAAAGTAAAAAAACGAGTTTCAGCACAGGATAAAAGGGTCTGACTTGATTCTTGTACAGTCTTCCAAAGCTCTTTGTGGATGGACCATACGGAGCTCCAGCACAAGATTACAGAAATTATGACGTTTTACTACTGGTTGGGCTTGGTATTGGAGCTACACCTTTCATTAGCATCTTGAAGGACATGCTCATCAACATAAAATATTCAGAGGATAACCTAACTGTAAGAACCCTATTCTAATTGCATTCTTTCTAAAACTCTTTCAACTAGCACTAATGCTGATATGTCCGAATTTCAAACAAAATAAATTTGATTCTAATTACGCATGCAGGACTCAAACCCCAGTATAAACCAAGACTCAAATCCCAGAATAAGCCAGGACTCAAATCCCAGCATAAGCCAGTCCTCCTCCTCTGATAGCTTTAAAAAAGCCAAGACAGACTCCAGTAAACAATCTATTATAAGTCCCAAGAAAAAGAAGTCCCTGAAGACAACCAATGCATATTTCTACTGGGTCACTAGAGAACAAGGCTCATTCGACTGGTTCAAAGGAGTCATGAATGAAGTGGCTGAGATGGATCAGAAGGTAAATATAGAAAAATTAGTGTTTTTTAAAAGCAGCTTCTTTAATTTTCACATCCCTTTTTGAATCAACAGTTTGATCAAATAGATATATTTAACTAACCAATGTTTATTCATCAATTTTGTAGAGTGTAATAGAAATGCATAATTATTTAACAAGTGTATACGAGGAAGAAGATGCTCGATCCACTCTGATTGCCATGGTGCAAGCACTGAATCATGCTAAGAACGGCCTGGACATTGTGTCTGGAACAAGGGTAcgtgtatatttatttattttactatgctgaagaaattcaaatattataatattttaagtaattttttgaaaaatttgtagTTCTAATGTGGATTTAGAATCTAACTCTTAACATTTGAACTTTACACAGGTTAGAACACATTTTGCAAGGCCCAATTGGAAGAAAGTTTTCCAAAGGTTATCTTCAAAGCATCCATCTTCAACCGTAGGTGAGTTGAAGGGAAACAAGAATTTTTCGAGCAAATTACGTGCATATCACTTAAGCAGACTAATCTCTCTTAAGTGGGTGGTCCTCGCAAAAATAGGTTTGATTtggtttaaatatattttattaatttaatattgacTGCAATTAATCCATCTGTATAAAGAATAAACACGTTAGGCAACATATTGCACCGGAGACCacctaacataaaaaaaaaaaaaactgacaaCATATCAGTTCTTTAAACTTTTCTATTATGAACTCTAAATTTTGGTAATCCATAAAAATAGATTTGTTATAGTTTTTGGGAAGAACTATTTACATTTTATGATCTTCGTCAAAATAATAATCCACaagttttttaaaaattaaaatatacacaatttcttaaaaactaaacaaaatttaaattttcacaaATTTCTCCGGAAGCTCCTCATATAGATCTAAGAGTGACGGTGTAAAGTAAAacacatatattaaaaaaattcacTCGAAAgtttgataatataataataaaaagacAATTTAACCAAGTAAATTGTGTTTGATGCAGGTGTTTTTTACTGTGGGGCTCCGGTTTTGGCAAAAGAATTAACCAGACTGTCGCAGGAATACACCCACAACACATCCACCAGATTCGAGTTCCATAAAGAgtacttttaaaaaataaatttgatcTGTAATCAATATTTATTATTGTCGAGCAAGCAAATTGCTTAACTAAATTTATCTTTATTCAAAGGTTTTGTAGATTACAAGTGCAATGCTTCCATTGCATTTATATCGGTATTAATCTTGTATAGGAAAAGGCTTCTGCTATCTTATATTAACGGTTCAGATAGCTGAGCTTGGCAGGAGTACTATGATATATTTATCATATAAGCTGTTGATCACTATCTTTGAGTACCTATAACAACTCGATGAAGacataaaatgtaatttgtttcttTCCAGGAACCTGGAAATTTCATACAATTAAAGAAAAAGATCATGTAGAGAATCATGATCATAATTGTACAATACACTGGTATTTGAAGAATCTATGACACGTCAGTCACAGAATATTTGCACATTCTTCCTCCCGTTTTGATTTTTTATTACAGCTCTGAAATTAACATGGCTGGGAGTATATTGAATCATTGGAAAGGTTCCAATatcattattttaatatatttttttcgcTTGCTACCTAATACAGGCATCGGATATATGAGTAAAGTAAACGCTATGTTAATTATGTATCCGGAAATTAGATGCAGTTTGATTTGTcttcataaaaaatgcaacttGTACAGATACTTCGTGATCTGCGCCATCTCCTCCGGCAGCCATTAATGTTCGTGAAAAACTCATATTACTAAACTTCCATTAACGTTCATGAAAAACTCATATTACTAAACTGCTAAGATGCATGCATCTCTCTGCAGAAATGTACTGCTCATTATTTTCCATAGAAAGTGAGTAGCTTAGAAAGAGTATATTAAGGTCGTTATTATTCAGTACATAATTTCATTTTTGGGTTGAAACCGGTTACAATCTTTCATTACATCAAATTAGATTAtcaatttaatttagtttaattccTGTAACTTAAACTTTCGTCGTTTTATTCATTAACATCTGGGTTCACATGGTTTCTGATTTTGATTACCAGTCACTATAATCCTACTTCTCAATAAAATTCAATCAAATTCCGAAAGACCCTAAAAAATATTAGAATCCAATAATTAACTTCTAATTACAAACACACAGTAAATACCAATCAATCAACTGATCACACCCAAATTATAATAATCAGTAACTACCAATCAATCAAATGATCAAAcccaaattttaaattaaaatatatggaGATCTCAAATTACACAATAACTTTTTAACACTTTTCATTTTCCAACTACCTACCTTTTGATTAAAAAGATAATGGCAAGTAATTTGGATTAACAAAGAAAGAATATTCATTTGGTCCCCCATAAATTTAAAACTGGAAACACCTGGCCAGAACTAAAGCACTACAACTCAAATTTGATTAATCAATCCTACATAAAATAAGGATCAGTAACACTAAAAGGGTATAAAGAGAAACCGTTGAAAGCAAACAATAGGCACCTTGATTTTACGTGGGGCCTTCTCTCCACTCTTATCTTAATTGTAATCTACCTGCTCTTTAAACTCTTCCTCCTTGAAAAAGGTTTATGTTTAAATTATTAATATTCAAAGTTGGTATAACTCCACTGTACCTTTCTATATAGTGACTGATAAGATCCATcctataaagtaatgtttaaatgGGCACTCTCTACCAAATCCAAAAGTGAAATAAATTGACCACGGCATGATTTCCATTAGATTGATCTTGTACTACATCAATGATAGAACCCTGATTTCATTTTGTACTGTTTCTGTACAGTTAATTGCTTGGCTAAAAGAAGTGACAATAATCATGAGCTCTAAACATATTAACTAAAAAATGATACCTCCAGATTTCCTACTATTAATGAGATTCCAAACTCCATTGATTTAAAGATCATATATAATATTTTACTCTCTATTAAAttaataaactaaaattttaattAACAGTTTCCATACTTATTCCAACTGCAACAACCAGTTGAAAATTCAAAGCAAGTAATGTCCATCTCATCTGATGATGAAGATTCCCACTCCCAACGCCGGCCGTGGCAAATGCAAAGCATCAAAGCAAACAAGAAGGCTTCCACGTCTTCAAAGCAGACAGTCAACTACACATGATtgtattgatttgattcatttgtttattcaatattttttcttttactgTCTGCGTCTGAGAGCTGTTTCTCTTCAGGGAAGTAACCAAACATTTTGTCAATGGATTCCCTCCAGCAGTCA contains the following coding sequences:
- the LOC131034544 gene encoding respiratory burst oxidase homolog protein F; amino-acid sequence: MRTASSSVGSERELSLGRGNGHGRKWSSAGNSRKSSMDLSYDGNGDVAIELDKEEELVEVTLDVRDNEIVLRSVVPANNEDPDYGILAMDGFERRSSRSSSFSRSASSRLRQFSQEFKSEASSKVRKLSQDFMAELKRISWNHSTAQRSLGEDPLSARAVRKQRAQLDRNRSGAQIALRGLRFISKTTANSKDGQELWNSVEAQFHLFAKQGWLSRSDFAHCIGMKDSKEFAAEIFDALARRRNLMRDHITLDELQDFWLQISDQSFDSRLQIFFDMVDKNADGRVTEEEVKELIMLSASANKLSKLKEQAEEYAALIMEELDPENFGYIELWQLETLLLQRDTYMNYSQALSCTSQALSQNLGPITRNPVQKAASKVRIFMDENWQRVWVIILWAFAMIALFTWKFFQYKDKQSFKVMGYCLLTAKGAAETLKLNMALILLPVCRNTITWLRSTKLGLFVPFDDNINFHKTIAAAIVVGVLLHVGNHLACDFPRLVNAPQEKFSLIEKDFHYKQPTYGDLVKGPEGITGILMVILMSISFILATRWFRRNVVKLPRPFNRLTGFNAFWYSHHLFAIVYVLLIIHGSMIYLAHKWTAKSTWMYLAVPFLLYTAERILRFFRSGYRSVRILKFSMYPGNVLSVIMSKPQGFKYKSGQYIFLKCPAVSPFEWHPFSITSAPGDDYISVHIRTLGDWTQELKRIFAGICELQTIGKSGAEVTPEKSVGISLPKLFVDGPYGAPAQDYRNYDVLLLVGLGIGATPFISILKDMLINIKYSEDNLTDSNPSINQDSNPRISQDSNPSISQSSSSDSFKKAKTDSSKQSIISPKKKKSLKTTNAYFYWVTREQGSFDWFKGVMNEVAEMDQKSVIEMHNYLTSVYEEEDARSTLIAMVQALNHAKNGLDIVSGTRVRTHFARPNWKKVFQRLSSKHPSSTVGVFYCGAPVLAKELTRLSQEYTHNTSTRFEFHKEYF